GACTGAAGCTCAGCCACTACAGGAGCTCTCTCGTGCATATCTCCGACACTACCGTTGGCGTAAGGAGCAGGTGAAAGAGTATAATCGGTACCTTCACCACTCCAACCACAATAACAGCTACAACCACAGGCCTTCTTCAACGAATTCTCGGTACTGTAGACGACTCCGTCAGATTCCCTCCGTTTCACCCTCAAGAGAATGGTCAAGGGAGACAATCGAACCGCCCACAGAGCGCACAAGCAACATAATGCAGTAATAGCCGCTACTATATAGAAGGAAAAGTATGGAAAACCGccagagaaaagagagatgCTATCCATCTACAAGACATCAAAACCTGGTAGAACATGAAACCCTAGAAAGGATACAAGACATCAAAACCTGGTAGAACATGAAACCCTAGAAAGGAGAAGACGAGGAGTCATAGATAAGAGGTCTCGGAAGGTTTTGATGAGGAAACTAGGGTTTTAGAAGTTATTGCCATTTTCGTCTTGTTATTCTTGTTTCAAGGATGGAAGGTTAAGTGGTGTTTTCGAGCACGGAACTGCGTAACCGCTCTTTTATCAGTTTTTTCGCAATTCTGAAGAGAGGGAAAGATGGGAATGAGGCGTTGTTAAGTTGTAACTAATTCCGGattaaattacccaaaaaattaagagaaaaaaaggtttttctTGATGTAACCAGGCTTTGTTACACGGAGTACAGCACTAAGATTTACCCATCGGAGTAAATATGACGTAGATTAATAGTTAATACAACACCATAGCCGCAACAGCGCAGTAAAACAGTGCAGTATAACTGCTGACTGTGCAAAGCCTTATCCTgaaccctcctctctctctttttttcccacAGAAAAAGACAAAATTCTCCCTCTCCTTAGTCCCCACATCACGCGCACCCGTTCGGAGAGAACCCGATCCGCGAACCGGCACCATCGAACACAACCCGGAAACCTTGTTGTTGTATATTGCCGACAATCGATAACCCACCGCTTGTTCCCGCAAAAGCGAAGCAGAAGGTAGCGTTACTATCTACCGGTATCAGGTAATTCGCCGCCGGCAATGCCAGATTGGCTCCACCCCCGAAATGCATCACCACCGTTGGCACCTTTACCACCGACTTCCCAGAAAGATCGTAACACGTGTCGAACAACGAGAATCCAGGCGCACTCTTCAACTGTGCTCCCGCGCGGAACGCGTCACGGAGCGCTATGTAAGCTGGGCGAGTCAACCGAGTCACAGAAGTGCCGGAATCGATGATAACCCCACCGTTCCCAGCCGCGTCAAGCCTGAACATGGAGGCTGATATACCCGGCACCAGCACTCCGCCTACACTGATTCCGGTGAGTTCAATGTAGTAGAACGTGTCGAGCTTGGGATTCGTAAGCATAGGCGTGAATACGGCCGATCTTGGCACGGACGATTCCCCAAAAACAGCGGACGAGGGCTTGGACGACTGGCGATCGACTAGGCAATACGAAAATTTCCGACCGAAGCGACGCCCAGTCTGAGAAGGGAAAGACAGTCCCCCTCGACCGAGGCCAAATAACCCGGCAGCACCGACGAACAGTCCTTCGTTATCATGGCCGCATCCGAACGCCACATTTCCCACCTTAGTCCCTCGAAAGGTTAGTACCTCGGTCGAGAATTCACCGATGGTGAAAGATCCATCGCCGTAGGAGACCTGGTAGAGGCACAACCGCTGCTGGCTACAACCCGACGCATCAAGTCTCCTGCAGAGCGGCGACGAACAGGGTACAGCAGCAAAAGAGCCAGATTTCTTAGGATCGAAGACGGGATCGGCCTGGTTGTAACATTTACGGCAAGGCGCACATTGGATCCAAACGATATCGCTGCCAGTGTCAAGCACCATGTAGAGGTATCTGGGAGGAGTGCCTATACCTAACCTAGTGAAGTACTCTCCGCTCCCTTGAGATAGCCCGGAAATGATGGAGCTGCTGAAGTCCTTTGGGGGAACGCGGGTGGCATTTCTCGAACCAGCTGCCATGGTCGTCAGGGTTTCAACCCTAGCCACATCCCTCTCCAACCTCAGCTCAAAGAGGGCTTCAGGTGTTGCATTGAAGGCTAGAACGTCTCTATGTTCTAAGCGTACACTTAGAGTGGTTTCAATGCTAGTTTCGGCATTTTCAAGTTCGGATAAGGTTGAAGATTCGCTCCATGAGAGATCGTTGTTGTGGGTAGCAGGCCTCGGAAGAGTACCCAATACCAGGTTTTGGTACTCAAGCGGTTTTGCAGAACCGCCTGAGAGGCAAACgacaaggaggaagaaggaaaatgtAATTACTCTCACTTTTCCTTCCATGGAGGGAGAGTTAAGGAAACCCTGGGTCGTTCTAAGCAGCAAACGAGACTACATACAGACTTATAAGAGGGAGACCAGAAGTAATGGGAAATGGAGTGTGAAcacagttctctctctctctctctctctctctctctctctctcctcaaccACTCCGTGACTCCGTCTGTGCTTTACCTTTCTTCCTTTATTACTCTTTTTCCAGTGTAGGAAATGTTTCCACAGGACACGACTCCCAAGCAAaggtcccaactcccaaccaagCATGCAATTTCTATATGAGCTGGTGTTTTTTACCTAAGTGTACACTTTATGCTGCCATGAAGTAGCTAGTTTGGCGTTTTATAGGAAGACTATGGTctggatgagaaatttcatgCCCAAAAATTGATTCAAATACCTTCCCGCCGTTCAGTCAATTGGTCCCTAGTGATATTAGGGTGTAGATCATCCAGCACCAAACTGAATTTTAGGTTACCAATTCGTAAGGTGATGAATTAACTTCGGGAGGTGCTTCTTTATTATTGTTTGGAACTTGGAAGTTGGATGTGGCCCCACTCCCGACCGCAGTTGTCAGTTGCGCTATAATATTAGCACCGTTGGAATTGATTCTCCG
This sequence is a window from Macadamia integrifolia cultivar HAES 741 unplaced genomic scaffold, SCU_Mint_v3 scaffold3729, whole genome shotgun sequence. Protein-coding genes within it:
- the LOC122068333 gene encoding aspartyl protease family protein 2-like, encoding MEGKVRVITFSFFLLVVCLSGGSAKPLEYQNLVLGTLPRPATHNNDLSWSESSTLSELENAETSIETTLSVRLEHRDVLAFNATPEALFELRLERDVARVETLTTMAAGSRNATRVPPKDFSSSIISGLSQGSGEYFTRLGIGTPPRYLYMVLDTGSDIVWIQCAPCRKCYNQADPVFDPKKSGSFAAVPCSSPLCRRLDASGCSQQRLCLYQVSYGDGSFTIGEFSTEVLTFRGTKVGNVAFGCGHDNEGLFVGAAGLFGLGRGGLSFPSQTGRRFGRKFSYCLVDRQSSKPSSAVFGESSVPRSAVFTPMLTNPKLDTFYYIELTGISVGGVLVPGISASMFRLDAAGNGGVIIDSGTSVTRLTRPAYIALRDAFRAGAQLKSAPGFSLFDTCYDLSGKSVVKVPTVVMHFGGGANLALPAANYLIPVDSNATFCFAFAGTSGGLSIVGNIQQQGFRVVFDGAGSRIGFSPNGCA